From a single Acidobacteriota bacterium genomic region:
- a CDS encoding TonB-dependent receptor, with the protein MKPIRHLAAFLMLCLTILPTVSLAQTPTTGRIAGTVKDQTGAVLSGAEIMVTNQATGIERKITTDDAGTYSLPLLPPGEYRVTFQANGFKKSIFDNIKVVITETTSLNAVLQVGAISEETVNINAAAPLVQQEGAQLGRVIDSRTVSELPLATRNFTQILGLSPGAATYLPDNTSVGRNSQNISVNGARVTNNNFQINGVDANSMGTNSAPSLAVPAPETIQEFKVQTSLYDATFGRSGGGNIQAVTKSGSNDFHGTVYEYFRNQALNANNPFLQAAGVDRPELSRNVFGGTLGGKIVKDKTFFFASYQGTREKNGASIINSLSSNILVAPGLTDDRSERTLLNTFKPTLPTGQLATSINPTALALLNVKLGSGQYLIPTPQANGRYSGSTPSEFDENQFNANLDHRLSEKNSLAIKFFFSNAPQTLVLPSFLGGGPNVPGFGNLQKNNNRLIVVQDVHAFSPTFINEARFGYNFIRVDAFPEEPVNDSDVGIRRANADAFPGLPLIRIAPAAGGVVIGTSPTIDVKATAPSTTFADTLTLIRGKHNLRTGAEIRYNENNYVLNFFTRGQIDFLNFNNFLTGNTFVTIFGSGVGNRSLRSTDYNFFVQDDWKLSPNLTLNLGARYELDLPPYDTRGRIATFDPTLYQPRPLAIGGVPLGPPIGGFVQAGNVISQYDVADIPNVDKRVLHSIDPNNFAPRIGFAYSPLDSNRLILRGGYGVFYSRTSFQYITLNVIAPPTYVFGARIGAPVADPFFAAPTQNQFPTLVPGVALSGTLFDRGIRTPYLQQFNFNTQYEVVKNLLLEVAYVGTRGSNLFRQIAINQASLASVQNPITNAVTGAVITTNTPANAALRAPFQGTSINGFFQNQSTAQSNYHALQSSLTKRFSNGLQFLAAYTYAKSIDNASGQGGGSGVGGVVNPGAVGETSPILGNQRNNRANRGVSDFDRTHRLVVSFIYDLPIPGFAENSAAGRMLLGGWQVAGIVTSMSGLPIDITDTGAGSFYGIAGGSAALARPNWANIGDHKSALFSAPAGYYFNPFAFARPVVQAGQVIPSSGGAAVAGAVGTDFGNVGRNALRGFSQNNVDFSIIKKIRVTESKNIELRAEFFNLFNQVNFANPISDLNAVVASGGSLDANGNIINPGSFGRIISTSNNPRIIQLVFKFNY; encoded by the coding sequence ATGAAACCGATTAGACACCTGGCGGCTTTTTTGATGCTTTGTTTAACCATTTTACCAACCGTTTCGCTGGCACAAACCCCGACCACCGGGCGCATTGCCGGAACCGTAAAAGACCAGACCGGTGCCGTCCTATCCGGCGCAGAGATTATGGTCACCAATCAAGCGACCGGCATTGAACGAAAAATCACCACCGACGATGCCGGAACCTATTCCCTGCCGCTCTTGCCTCCCGGTGAATATCGCGTCACCTTTCAGGCAAACGGTTTTAAAAAATCAATTTTCGATAACATCAAAGTGGTGATTACCGAAACCACTTCGCTGAATGCGGTTTTACAAGTCGGCGCGATTTCCGAAGAAACCGTCAACATAAACGCCGCAGCGCCGCTCGTGCAGCAGGAAGGCGCGCAACTCGGTCGGGTCATCGATTCGCGCACGGTTTCGGAATTGCCGCTCGCCACGCGCAATTTCACACAGATTCTCGGACTCTCACCGGGTGCCGCCACCTACTTGCCGGATAACACCTCGGTCGGGCGCAATTCGCAGAATATTTCCGTTAATGGCGCGCGCGTCACCAATAATAATTTTCAAATCAATGGCGTTGATGCCAATTCGATGGGAACCAACTCTGCGCCGTCACTGGCTGTACCCGCACCCGAAACCATTCAGGAATTCAAAGTGCAAACCTCGCTTTATGACGCAACCTTCGGTCGTTCGGGCGGCGGCAATATTCAGGCGGTCACGAAAAGCGGGTCGAATGATTTTCACGGAACCGTGTATGAGTATTTCCGCAACCAGGCGTTAAATGCCAATAATCCGTTTTTACAAGCCGCCGGGGTTGACCGCCCCGAACTCAGCCGTAACGTCTTCGGTGGAACGCTTGGTGGAAAAATCGTTAAGGATAAAACTTTCTTCTTCGCATCTTACCAAGGGACCCGCGAAAAAAACGGCGCGTCCATCATCAACAGTCTATCCTCCAACATTCTCGTCGCGCCGGGGCTCACAGATGACCGGTCGGAACGCACCTTGTTAAATACCTTCAAACCGACATTGCCGACCGGTCAACTTGCCACATCAATCAATCCGACGGCGCTCGCCTTGCTCAATGTAAAACTAGGGAGCGGGCAATATCTTATTCCCACACCGCAAGCCAATGGTCGTTATTCGGGTTCGACGCCTTCCGAATTCGATGAAAATCAATTCAATGCCAATCTTGATCATCGGTTGAGTGAAAAGAATTCACTGGCGATCAAATTTTTCTTCTCAAATGCGCCGCAGACGCTCGTCTTACCGAGCTTTTTAGGCGGTGGACCAAATGTCCCAGGGTTTGGCAATCTGCAAAAAAATAATAACCGGTTGATTGTCGTGCAAGATGTTCATGCCTTCAGCCCCACATTCATCAATGAAGCGCGATTCGGATACAACTTCATCCGCGTCGATGCCTTTCCCGAAGAGCCTGTGAATGATTCGGATGTCGGGATTCGCAGGGCTAACGCAGATGCCTTTCCGGGTTTACCGTTGATTCGTATCGCTCCGGCTGCCGGCGGTGTAGTCATCGGAACTTCGCCGACCATCGATGTCAAAGCCACTGCGCCTTCGACAACCTTTGCCGATACCCTTACCCTGATTCGCGGCAAACATAACCTCCGCACCGGCGCGGAAATTCGCTACAACGAAAACAATTATGTGCTCAATTTCTTCACTCGCGGACAAATTGATTTTCTCAATTTCAACAATTTCCTGACCGGCAATACTTTCGTCACAATTTTTGGCAGCGGTGTCGGAAACCGCAGCCTGCGTTCAACCGATTACAATTTCTTCGTTCAGGATGATTGGAAATTATCACCGAATCTAACGCTGAATCTCGGCGCGCGCTATGAACTCGACTTACCGCCTTATGATACACGCGGACGCATTGCCACCTTTGACCCGACGCTCTATCAACCGCGTCCGCTGGCAATTGGCGGGGTGCCGCTTGGTCCGCCGATTGGCGGCTTTGTGCAAGCCGGAAATGTCATCAGTCAATATGATGTTGCCGATATTCCCAATGTAGATAAGCGGGTGCTTCATAGCATCGACCCGAATAACTTCGCGCCGCGCATCGGCTTTGCCTATTCGCCGCTCGATTCAAACCGCCTGATTTTACGCGGTGGATACGGTGTGTTTTATTCGCGTACCTCATTTCAATACATCACCCTGAATGTGATTGCGCCACCAACTTATGTCTTCGGGGCAAGAATCGGAGCGCCGGTTGCTGACCCATTCTTTGCCGCGCCAACTCAGAATCAATTTCCGACTCTGGTTCCCGGTGTGGCACTTTCAGGGACGCTGTTTGACCGGGGTATTCGCACTCCTTACCTGCAACAATTCAATTTCAACACTCAATACGAGGTCGTGAAAAATTTGCTGCTGGAAGTCGCTTATGTTGGAACGCGCGGCAGTAATCTGTTCCGGCAAATTGCCATCAATCAAGCATCGCTGGCATCCGTGCAAAACCCCATCACCAATGCAGTCACGGGCGCAGTCATCACCACCAACACGCCGGCAAATGCTGCTTTACGAGCGCCGTTTCAAGGAACCTCTATCAATGGCTTTTTTCAGAATCAATCAACCGCGCAATCGAATTACCATGCGTTACAGTCCAGCCTGACCAAGCGGTTTTCAAATGGATTGCAATTCCTGGCGGCTTACACCTATGCCAAATCAATTGATAATGCCTCCGGGCAAGGTGGCGGTTCAGGGGTCGGTGGGGTAGTAAACCCCGGCGCAGTAGGCGAAACCAGCCCGATACTGGGAAACCAGCGCAACAACCGCGCCAATCGCGGCGTCTCGGATTTTGACCGCACACACCGCCTGGTGGTGAGTTTTATTTATGATTTGCCGATTCCGGGATTTGCTGAAAACAGTGCTGCCGGACGAATGCTTCTGGGTGGCTGGCAAGTCGCAGGCATCGTCACTTCAATGTCGGGTTTACCGATTGACATCACCGATACCGGAGCCGGTTCTTTCTACGGAATTGCAGGAGGCAGCGCGGCACTTGCCAGACCGAACTGGGCGAACATCGGCGACCATAAGAGCGCGCTTTTTTCCGCTCCTGCGGGTTACTATTTCAATCCGTTTGCTTTCGCGCGCCCGGTGGTTCAAGCCGGTCAAGTGATTCCCAGTTCCGGTGGAGCAGCCGTCGCCGGAGCCGTTGGCACGGATTTTGGAAATGTCGGGCGAAACGCTTTACGCGGGTTCAGTCAAAACAATGTGGATTTTTCAATCATTAAAAAAATCCGCGTCACCGAATCCAAAAACATCGAACTCCGCGCAGAATTCTTTAATCTGTTCAATCAGGTGAATTTTGCTAACCCGATAAGCGACCTCAATGCAGTCGTGGCATCGGGTGGCAGCCTGGACGCGAATGGCAATATCATTAATCCGGGTTCATTCGGTCGGATTATTTCAACCAGTAACAACCCGCGAATCATTCAACTGGTGTTCAAGTTTAACTATTAA
- a CDS encoding ketoacyl-ACP synthase III — protein MSRNVKLISTSAYVPEKILTNQELSEILGEDINEFVSKVVGIEKRHVCSDTESAADLATAAAFKALKDAQLDASEIDLIILATDTPEYISPATSVVVQHRLGATHAGTFDLNAACAGFVTALDVATKYLIADRAYENVLVIGVYAMTKYLDWTDKKTCTLFADGAGAIVLQATEESTGYVTSKLVADGSFAEFMGIYAGGTRQPINDTVLAQGKFNKLRFLQKYPPEVNINGWQKIIKETLEKATLTLDDVNLFLFTQVNLSTIKIVLEQLNVPFSRTHTIMQKWGYTGSACMPMVLDDAIRNGKLKRGDIFLMCASGGGLNMACSVFRY, from the coding sequence ATGTCACGAAATGTAAAACTTATCAGTACCTCAGCATATGTACCGGAAAAAATTTTAACCAATCAGGAGTTGAGCGAAATTCTTGGTGAAGACATCAACGAGTTTGTTTCAAAAGTTGTCGGTATCGAAAAGCGTCATGTCTGTTCAGACACCGAGAGCGCCGCAGATTTGGCTACAGCAGCCGCTTTCAAGGCATTGAAGGATGCCCAACTCGATGCCTCAGAGATTGATTTAATCATTCTCGCAACCGATACGCCGGAATATATTTCACCGGCGACCTCTGTGGTCGTCCAACATCGCCTTGGCGCAACCCATGCCGGTACGTTTGATTTGAACGCCGCTTGTGCAGGGTTCGTCACGGCGCTTGATGTGGCGACGAAATATCTGATTGCCGACCGGGCTTATGAAAATGTGCTGGTCATTGGCGTCTATGCCATGACCAAATATCTTGACTGGACGGATAAAAAGACCTGTACGCTGTTTGCCGATGGCGCAGGGGCGATTGTGTTACAAGCCACCGAAGAAAGTACCGGCTATGTCACCTCGAAACTGGTTGCGGATGGTAGTTTCGCTGAATTCATGGGCATTTATGCAGGCGGAACCCGACAACCAATAAACGATACGGTTTTAGCTCAGGGAAAATTTAATAAACTGCGTTTTCTGCAAAAGTATCCGCCGGAAGTCAATATCAATGGCTGGCAAAAAATTATCAAAGAGACCCTCGAAAAAGCTACGCTTACGCTTGATGATGTGAACTTGTTTTTATTCACTCAGGTCAACCTGAGTACGATAAAAATCGTGCTGGAACAATTAAATGTTCCTTTCTCGCGAACCCACACGATTATGCAAAAGTGGGGATACACCGGTTCCGCCTGTATGCCGATGGTTCTGGATGATGCCATCCGCAACGGCAAATTAAAACGTGGCGATATTTTTTTGATGTGCGCATCGGGCGGCGGATTAAATATGGCTTGCTCGGTTTTCCGTTATTAA
- a CDS encoding TetR/AcrR family transcriptional regulator: MPKLGAEVIEEKKQRIEDAAKDLFIKQGFHATSMRDIAAKAGVSLGNLYNYFKTKESILESIIAKYLVLIDERLKNIFQEIEEPLLPENLLLFGKRIKSVVDVHHDFWLLMYIDVLEFQNQHFRKMFDGLAKNLQRQFNRHFSALKKHRALHKGIDPAVGFTAIYMQFFNYFLVEKLFGGNRHFGMSDEKVISTLTEIFSRGMLEPDGISRLRAKPARAKPRPARKLSKLSN, from the coding sequence ATGCCAAAACTTGGCGCTGAAGTTATTGAAGAAAAAAAGCAGCGAATCGAGGATGCCGCCAAAGACCTGTTCATCAAACAGGGTTTTCATGCGACATCCATGCGTGACATCGCTGCTAAAGCCGGGGTTTCTCTTGGAAACCTTTATAATTATTTCAAGACCAAGGAATCGATTCTCGAATCCATCATCGCGAAGTACCTGGTGCTGATTGATGAGCGGTTGAAAAATATTTTTCAGGAAATCGAAGAGCCATTGTTACCGGAAAATCTCCTGTTATTTGGTAAACGGATAAAAAGCGTGGTTGATGTTCATCATGATTTCTGGTTGTTGATGTATATAGATGTGCTGGAATTTCAAAATCAACATTTCAGAAAAATGTTCGATGGGTTGGCAAAAAACCTGCAACGACAATTCAATCGCCACTTCTCTGCGCTCAAAAAGCATCGCGCCTTACACAAAGGCATCGACCCGGCGGTGGGATTTACGGCAATCTATATGCAATTTTTCAACTATTTTCTGGTTGAAAAACTATTCGGTGGCAATCGCCATTTCGGGATGAGCGATGAAAAAGTGATTTCCACACTGACGGAAATCTTTTCACGCGGGATGCTCGAACCCGATGGCATTTCACGTTTGCGCGCAAAACCGGCGCGTGCGAAACCCAGACCCGCGCGCAAGCTCTCTAAACTGTCAAACTAA
- a CDS encoding alpha/beta hydrolase, translated as MIDQFADVNGIELHYVEYPNQGKKLLLFPGLTANAHCFDGLLQAGLNEHLHILALDLRGRGLSEKPASGYSMADHAQDIIQLLDALNLERVHIGGHSFGGLLTMYLAAHYPERFEKLVIMDSAARLVNAKVIELIQPSLARLGQRYTSWDEYLAIIKKAPFYEGWWDTTIESYFRADIETHPDGSVNARSRPENILEALHKAHAENWFAHLSKIAHPTLLLRGITGFGLNDTPPIVTVADAEETATNLRDCQYAEIPGNHMTMLFGEGAQKMAMAITSFLK; from the coding sequence ATGATTGATCAATTTGCCGATGTAAACGGAATCGAATTGCACTATGTTGAATACCCGAACCAGGGAAAAAAACTTTTATTGTTTCCGGGTCTTACGGCAAACGCCCATTGTTTCGACGGATTATTGCAAGCCGGGTTGAATGAGCATCTGCATATTCTGGCGCTTGATTTACGCGGTCGCGGGTTATCGGAAAAACCTGCGAGCGGCTATTCAATGGCTGACCATGCGCAGGACATCATTCAGTTGCTTGATGCGCTCAACCTTGAAAGGGTTCATATCGGCGGGCATTCGTTTGGTGGATTGCTGACCATGTACCTTGCGGCGCACTATCCTGAACGATTTGAAAAACTCGTCATCATGGATTCTGCTGCAAGGCTGGTGAATGCCAAAGTCATTGAATTGATTCAACCGTCGCTTGCACGTCTTGGGCAAAGATACACTTCATGGGATGAATACCTTGCGATAATAAAAAAAGCGCCCTTTTATGAAGGCTGGTGGGACACGACCATCGAAAGTTATTTTCGCGCTGATATTGAAACCCACCCGGATGGCTCGGTCAATGCCCGGTCGCGTCCTGAAAATATTTTGGAAGCCTTACACAAAGCCCATGCAGAAAACTGGTTTGCTCATTTATCGAAAATCGCACATCCGACGCTTTTATTGCGAGGCATCACAGGATTTGGGTTAAATGATACCCCGCCGATTGTGACGGTCGCGGACGCCGAAGAAACCGCGACCAATCTCCGCGATTGCCAATATGCGGAAATTCCCGGCAATCACATGACCATGCTGTTTGGCGAGGGCGCACAAAAGATGGCAATGGCTATCACCAGCTTTTTAAAATAA